One Bosea sp. 685 DNA segment encodes these proteins:
- a CDS encoding SDR family oxidoreductase produces the protein MPALALKPGLRVVVTAGASGIGRAIADLLIANGAHVHICDIDERHLADFRAAHPGHGATTCNVAADDDVARLFDEAQATLGGLDALINNAGIAGPTGGVDEIDPAAWRRTIDICLTGQFLCTRLAVPMLKAAGGGAIVNMSSSAGRFGYAFRTPYSAAKWGIIGLTQSLAKELGPANIRVNAILPGIIKGPRMDGVIQARANQVGVPFEEMREQYLQRISLRRMTDAEDVAAMALFLLTPAGNNLSGQSFPVDGNLESL, from the coding sequence ATGCCTGCACTCGCGCTCAAACCCGGCCTGCGCGTCGTCGTCACAGCCGGCGCCTCCGGCATCGGCCGTGCCATCGCCGATCTCTTGATCGCCAACGGCGCACATGTCCATATCTGCGATATCGACGAGAGGCATCTCGCCGATTTCCGCGCCGCCCATCCCGGCCACGGCGCGACAACCTGCAATGTCGCTGCTGATGACGACGTCGCGCGGCTGTTCGACGAGGCTCAGGCCACGCTCGGCGGGCTCGACGCGCTGATCAACAATGCCGGCATCGCCGGGCCGACAGGCGGCGTCGACGAGATCGACCCGGCCGCATGGCGCCGCACCATCGACATCTGCCTCACCGGCCAGTTCCTGTGCACGCGGCTCGCCGTACCGATGCTGAAGGCCGCCGGCGGTGGCGCCATCGTCAACATGTCGTCTTCGGCCGGGCGCTTCGGTTACGCCTTCCGCACCCCCTATTCCGCGGCGAAATGGGGCATCATCGGCCTGACGCAGTCGCTCGCCAAGGAGCTGGGCCCGGCCAACATCCGCGTCAACGCGATCCTGCCCGGCATCATCAAGGGTCCGCGCATGGACGGCGTCATTCAAGCGCGCGCCAACCAGGTCGGCGTACCCTTCGAGGAGATGCGCGAGCAGTATCTCCAGCGCATCTCTCTGCGCCGCATGACCGATGCCGAGGATGTCGCGGCGATGGCGCTGTTCCTGCTGACACCCGCCGGCAACAATCTCTCCGGCCAATCCTTCCCCGTCGACGGCAATCTGGAGTCGCTATGA
- a CDS encoding alpha/beta family hydrolase, which translates to MFLFDGPDQAAVTILLAHGAGAPMDSPSMTATAKALAGAGFRVARFEFDYMAARRAGDGRRPPPRAEKLNPQYIAAVDALGAKGALVIGGKSMGGRVASMVADALFQTGRIRGLLCLGYPFHPPGKPEQLRTGHLADLKTPTLIVQGTRDEFGTREEVSTYRLSPLIDVLWLEDGDHDLKPRKRISGFSSADHLRTMAEAAIAWTERPTHHAATR; encoded by the coding sequence ATGTTTCTTTTCGACGGTCCCGACCAGGCCGCTGTGACGATCCTCCTGGCGCATGGGGCCGGCGCTCCGATGGACTCGCCATCAATGACGGCGACCGCAAAGGCGCTGGCCGGAGCGGGCTTTCGCGTTGCCCGCTTCGAGTTCGATTATATGGCGGCACGGCGGGCCGGAGATGGTCGCAGGCCACCCCCACGCGCTGAAAAGCTGAATCCGCAATATATCGCCGCTGTCGACGCGCTCGGCGCCAAGGGGGCGCTCGTCATCGGCGGCAAGTCGATGGGTGGCCGCGTCGCGAGCATGGTGGCTGATGCGCTGTTCCAGACAGGCCGGATCCGCGGCCTTCTTTGCCTCGGCTATCCCTTCCATCCGCCTGGCAAGCCGGAGCAGTTGCGAACCGGGCACCTGGCCGATCTGAAGACGCCGACTCTCATCGTGCAGGGAACGCGCGATGAGTTCGGCACCCGGGAGGAGGTATCGACCTATCGGCTTTCGCCGCTCATCGACGTCCTATGGCTGGAGGATGGCGATCACGATCTGAAGCCGCGCAAGCGGATCTCCGGCTTTTCGAGCGCTGACCATCTCAGGACCATGGCCGAGGCAGCTATCGCCTGGACTGAGCGCCCAACGCATCACGCAGCGACCCGGTAG
- a CDS encoding ABC transporter permease, giving the protein MSAIASTVPRSGASSLVRGWPDRLRGPLIAVGVFLLCLGLVRWLSGGTLGYYELGTLAAGGATLAIAASGQTIVVLTGGFDLSAAAVISLVNVTLAGQMQDSPGSMLLWTLAGIGVGAATGAFNGLFIAGLRLQPIVVTLATMFILQGVTLLVMDKPGGQIPGSFAQALTGDAIPGLLPMPVLLLAVLVGLWLALRNTLFGKALPALGSDREAARAAGLSVRLHEFFAYVLAGGLYGVAGVFITAQTGSGDPLVGNPMLLQMFAAVVLGGTILGGGRGGIVGTIFGAYVLMLVVNILLVLNVPAFYSSVVEGTILVLAVLASSLARDSVLARTIRQALTRAAARRARLLPRQIDLPATRVALPMSDPAIERPAFWRRHAEALRNGLPAYLCFFAVLAVTQFVLGNAMLSWPYYDSLIVLGCFLAILALGQGAVILTGGLDLSLPWTIGLSGILCAGLLSGSDAALVYAVPAVLALGALIGLLNGLGIVALGLSPIVVTLAMNGILQGAALIYSGGTPSGFASPALRWFMTAKVFGVTPVVPFVVLFAAGAAILLGRTVFGRRVYAIGNGERPAELSGVPVKTTLVKVYMLSGACAALVGIMLAGFSGQASLGMGDDYLLPSIAVVVVGGALITGGRGSYLGMLGGVLLLTALQTLLAGTTLPYATRAILYGVVVLGAVVALRERAH; this is encoded by the coding sequence GTGAGCGCGATCGCTTCCACGGTGCCGCGGAGCGGCGCGTCCTCCCTGGTCCGCGGCTGGCCCGACCGCCTGCGCGGGCCGCTGATCGCGGTCGGCGTCTTCCTGCTCTGCCTGGGGCTCGTGCGCTGGCTCAGCGGCGGCACGCTGGGCTATTACGAACTCGGCACGCTTGCCGCTGGCGGCGCGACGCTCGCCATCGCCGCGAGCGGCCAGACGATCGTGGTGCTCACCGGCGGCTTCGATCTTTCGGCGGCCGCCGTCATCTCGCTCGTCAACGTCACGCTCGCCGGGCAGATGCAGGACAGCCCCGGCTCGATGCTGCTGTGGACGCTCGCCGGCATCGGCGTCGGCGCGGCGACTGGCGCCTTCAACGGCCTGTTCATCGCAGGCTTAAGGCTCCAGCCCATCGTGGTGACGCTCGCCACCATGTTCATCCTTCAAGGCGTCACCCTCCTGGTGATGGACAAGCCCGGCGGGCAGATTCCCGGTAGCTTCGCGCAGGCCCTGACCGGCGACGCCATCCCCGGCCTGCTGCCCATGCCGGTGCTGCTGCTCGCGGTTCTCGTCGGGCTGTGGCTGGCGCTGCGGAACACGCTGTTCGGCAAGGCCTTGCCGGCCTTGGGCTCCGACCGCGAGGCCGCGCGCGCCGCCGGCCTCAGCGTCCGGCTGCACGAGTTCTTCGCCTACGTTCTGGCGGGCGGGCTCTACGGTGTGGCAGGCGTCTTCATCACGGCCCAGACCGGCTCCGGCGACCCGCTCGTCGGCAATCCGATGCTGCTGCAGATGTTCGCGGCGGTCGTGCTCGGCGGGACCATACTTGGCGGCGGGCGTGGCGGCATCGTCGGCACGATCTTCGGCGCCTATGTGCTGATGCTCGTCGTCAACATCCTGCTCGTGCTCAATGTGCCGGCCTTCTATTCGTCGGTCGTCGAGGGCACGATCCTGGTGCTGGCCGTGCTCGCCTCCTCGCTGGCGCGCGACTCGGTGCTGGCCCGCACGATCCGGCAGGCGCTGACGCGCGCCGCAGCGCGCCGCGCCCGGCTGCTGCCCCGCCAGATTGATCTGCCGGCCACGCGCGTCGCCTTGCCGATGAGCGATCCGGCCATCGAGCGTCCCGCTTTCTGGCGCCGCCATGCCGAGGCGCTGCGCAACGGTCTACCCGCCTATCTCTGCTTCTTCGCCGTGCTTGCGGTGACGCAGTTCGTGCTCGGCAACGCGATGCTGTCCTGGCCGTACTACGATTCCCTGATCGTGCTCGGCTGCTTCCTCGCCATTCTCGCGCTCGGACAGGGCGCCGTGATCCTGACCGGCGGGCTCGACCTCTCACTGCCCTGGACCATCGGTCTGTCCGGCATCCTCTGCGCCGGGTTGCTCTCCGGCTCCGACGCGGCACTCGTCTACGCCGTGCCGGCGGTGCTCGCGCTCGGGGCCCTGATCGGCCTCCTCAACGGCCTCGGCATCGTCGCGCTCGGCCTGTCGCCGATCGTGGTGACGCTGGCGATGAACGGCATCCTGCAAGGAGCGGCGCTGATCTATTCGGGCGGGACGCCGAGCGGCTTCGCCTCGCCCGCGCTGCGCTGGTTCATGACCGCGAAGGTCTTCGGCGTGACGCCCGTCGTGCCCTTCGTCGTGCTCTTCGCTGCGGGCGCAGCGATCCTGCTCGGCCGCACCGTCTTCGGACGGCGCGTCTATGCCATCGGCAACGGCGAGCGCCCGGCAGAGCTTTCCGGCGTTCCGGTCAAGACGACGCTGGTCAAGGTCTACATGCTCTCGGGCGCCTGCGCGGCCCTGGTCGGCATCATGCTCGCGGGCTTCTCGGGTCAGGCGAGCCTGGGCATGGGCGACGACTATCTGCTGCCTTCGATCGCGGTCGTCGTGGTCGGCGGCGCGCTCATCACCGGCGGGCGCGGCTCCTATCTCGGCATGCTCGGCGGCGTGCTGCTGCTGACCGCGCTTCAGACCCTGCTCGCCGGAACCACCCTGCCTTATGCCACGCGCGCCATCCTCTACGGCGTCGTGGTGCTCGGCGCCGTCGTGGCGCTGCGCGAACGCGCGCATTGA
- a CDS encoding sugar ABC transporter substrate-binding protein — protein MSKKKHLIAAAAAVLAISAAGVSAAQAQAKHKIFLSMSYIGNDWQGEAANMIKAMAASKTMADKVDLQVQVAGPNAQRQIQQINAMVQAGAKAIIVFPISPTALNAAVKNACEKGVTVIAYDGEITEPCAYNVAIDQEEAGRVTAEWLVKKLNGKGNIVSITGVPGTSVDTLRTKAAKEVFAKHPDIKIVNEAVGMWSQAVARTELSKILATRKWDQIDGLWMQVGCYTANTMQLEAGITEDKLKPCAGEGSNGGRVQMLPTGTEVEGANGTYKPMAAPRISYASPPYSGALALKLAVAKLEGKDVAKKTVLPLPVVTNETIKLCQEGTWDEMRAGCNAFKPSIVTNPGWFASIFSGETPEIGLNAALVGQPEN, from the coding sequence ATGTCCAAGAAGAAGCACCTCATCGCGGCTGCGGCCGCCGTATTGGCGATCTCGGCTGCGGGCGTTTCAGCCGCGCAGGCCCAGGCCAAGCACAAGATCTTCCTGTCGATGAGCTACATCGGCAACGACTGGCAGGGCGAGGCCGCCAACATGATCAAGGCCATGGCCGCGTCCAAGACGATGGCCGACAAGGTCGACCTGCAGGTGCAGGTCGCCGGCCCCAACGCCCAGCGCCAGATCCAGCAGATCAACGCCATGGTCCAGGCCGGCGCCAAGGCGATCATCGTCTTCCCGATCTCGCCGACGGCGCTCAACGCCGCGGTGAAGAACGCCTGCGAGAAGGGGGTGACTGTCATCGCCTATGACGGCGAGATCACCGAGCCCTGCGCCTACAACGTCGCGATCGATCAGGAAGAGGCCGGGCGCGTCACCGCCGAATGGCTGGTGAAGAAGCTGAACGGCAAGGGCAACATCGTCTCGATCACCGGCGTGCCCGGCACCTCGGTCGACACGTTGCGCACCAAGGCGGCGAAAGAGGTCTTCGCGAAGCATCCCGATATCAAGATCGTCAACGAAGCGGTCGGCATGTGGAGCCAGGCGGTCGCGCGCACGGAGCTGTCGAAGATTCTCGCCACGCGCAAATGGGACCAGATCGACGGGCTGTGGATGCAGGTCGGCTGCTACACCGCCAATACGATGCAGCTCGAGGCCGGCATCACTGAGGACAAGCTGAAGCCCTGCGCCGGCGAGGGCTCGAATGGCGGGCGCGTGCAGATGCTACCGACTGGCACCGAGGTCGAGGGCGCGAACGGCACCTACAAGCCGATGGCCGCGCCGCGCATCTCCTATGCCTCGCCGCCTTATTCGGGCGCGCTCGCGCTCAAGCTTGCGGTCGCCAAGCTGGAAGGCAAGGACGTGGCGAAGAAGACCGTTCTGCCGCTGCCGGTCGTCACCAACGAGACGATCAAGCTCTGCCAGGAAGGGACCTGGGACGAGATGCGGGCCGGCTGCAACGCCTTCAAGCCCTCGATCGTGACCAATCCCGGCTGGTTCGCCTCGATCTTCTCGGGCGAGACGCCCGAGATCGGCCTGAACGCCGCGCTCGTCGGCCAGCCCGAAAACTGA
- a CDS encoding IS481 family transposase yields the protein MNIHKNARLTPLGRERIVRMAADGHRPSEIAVCVGVSLKTVDKWIARFAAEGVAGLADRSSRPHRLHRPTPSERIEQILALRRQKLSGKAIAKQAGVSPATVSRILRRARLSRMRDLEPAEPVRRYERAHPGELIHIDIKKLGRIDGVGHRITGDRTRQSNRRGRGEGLGWEFAHVCIDDASRLAFVEMKPDEKAISAVAFLRAAVAYYERLGVTVTRVMTDNGSCYKAFAFRDACRDLGLKHIRTKPYTPKTNGKAERFIQTALREWAYARPYDHSDRRTEELPRWLHHYNWHRPHGGIQANTPISRLALDQDNLLRLHS from the coding sequence ATGAACATCCACAAGAATGCCCGTCTGACACCGCTGGGTCGAGAGCGGATTGTGCGGATGGCGGCCGATGGGCACAGGCCTTCCGAGATCGCGGTCTGCGTCGGCGTCAGCCTGAAGACCGTCGATAAATGGATCGCCCGCTTCGCCGCCGAGGGTGTGGCAGGTCTGGCCGACCGCTCGTCGCGGCCGCACCGGCTGCATCGCCCGACGCCGAGCGAACGGATCGAGCAGATCCTCGCGCTGCGGCGCCAGAAGCTGAGCGGCAAGGCCATCGCCAAGCAAGCTGGCGTCTCGCCGGCGACGGTGAGCCGGATCCTGCGGCGGGCGCGATTGAGCCGGATGCGCGACCTCGAGCCGGCCGAACCGGTGCGCCGCTACGAGCGCGCCCATCCCGGCGAGTTGATCCACATCGACATCAAGAAGCTCGGCCGCATCGACGGTGTCGGCCACCGCATCACCGGGGACCGGACCCGCCAGAGCAACCGGCGCGGACGCGGCGAAGGCCTCGGCTGGGAGTTCGCCCATGTCTGCATCGACGATGCCTCGCGACTCGCCTTCGTCGAGATGAAGCCCGACGAGAAGGCCATAAGCGCGGTCGCTTTCCTCAGGGCGGCGGTGGCCTATTACGAGCGCCTCGGCGTCACCGTCACCCGCGTCATGACCGATAACGGCTCATGCTATAAAGCCTTCGCTTTCCGCGACGCATGTCGCGATCTCGGGCTCAAGCACATCCGGACAAAACCCTACACACCCAAGACCAACGGCAAGGCCGAGCGCTTCATCCAGACAGCTCTGCGCGAATGGGCCTACGCCAGGCCCTATGATCACTCAGACCGCCGAACAGAGGAGCTGCCGCGCTGGCTCCACCATTACAACTGGCATCGACCCCATGGCGGTATCCAGGCCAATACCCCAATCAGCAGACTCGCTCTCGATCAGGACAACCTGTTGAGGCTCCACAGCTAG
- a CDS encoding GNAT family protein: MDLSDWKGVPRPERIVLEGRYARLEPLNPATHGDDLLASAREPGADDRFRYLFEETPADMASFGAWLEKASTSTDPLFFAVIDKKTGRAEGRQALMRIDAANGVIEIGNILWGPAIARSRVATEALYLFARYAFETLGYRRFEWKCNNHNEPSKRAAQRFGFTSEGVFRQHMVQKGKNRDTAWFAMIDIDWPRLKAGYEAWLAPENFDENGQQRIRLSLD, translated from the coding sequence ATGGATCTGTCGGATTGGAAGGGCGTTCCCCGCCCCGAGCGGATTGTGCTGGAAGGGCGCTATGCGCGCCTCGAACCACTCAACCCCGCCACACATGGCGACGACCTGCTCGCTTCCGCCCGCGAGCCGGGTGCCGACGACCGTTTCCGCTACCTGTTCGAGGAGACCCCCGCGGACATGGCCTCCTTCGGCGCTTGGCTCGAAAAGGCCTCGACCTCGACCGATCCGCTGTTCTTCGCGGTCATCGACAAAAAGACGGGACGGGCAGAGGGGCGGCAGGCGTTGATGCGGATCGATGCCGCGAACGGCGTCATCGAGATCGGCAATATCTTGTGGGGGCCGGCGATCGCCCGCAGCCGCGTCGCGACGGAGGCGCTCTATCTTTTCGCGCGCTATGCCTTTGAGACGCTGGGATATCGGCGCTTCGAATGGAAGTGCAACAATCACAACGAGCCTTCGAAGCGCGCGGCCCAGCGCTTCGGCTTCACGTCCGAGGGTGTCTTCCGGCAGCATATGGTGCAGAAGGGCAAGAACCGTGACACCGCGTGGTTCGCGATGATCGACATCGACTGGCCACGTCTCAAGGCCGGCTACGAAGCGTGGTTGGCGCCCGAGAATTTCGATGAGAATGGCCAGCAGCGCATCAGGCTCAGTCTCGATTGA
- a CDS encoding 3-hydroxyacyl-CoA dehydrogenase: MRTTIVGSGLIGRSWAISFARAGHEVRLWDRDPEAARAAREFAASVLPELAANGLLDGQQPGEVLARFQPVAELEKALAGADYVQESTPEIVEGKRAVFAELDQLTPAEAVIASSTSAILPSRFMEHVAGRARCLVCHPINPPYLVPAVEVCPSPWTSPETVEKAAAFMRGCGQQPLVMKREIDGFIMNRMQGALLDEAFRLVADGIADVPDVDIGIREGLALRWSFIGPFETIDLNAPGGVRDYAQRYQHIYSGIATELAGRRADWNGPLMDEVEGQRAARLSRDDIAQRQIWRDRRLMALAAHKRAAARDIGE, encoded by the coding sequence ATGAGAACGACCATCGTCGGCTCCGGCCTGATCGGGCGTTCCTGGGCGATCAGTTTCGCCCGCGCCGGGCACGAGGTGCGGCTGTGGGATCGTGACCCGGAGGCAGCGCGTGCCGCGCGCGAATTCGCGGCCTCCGTCCTGCCCGAGCTGGCCGCAAACGGTTTGCTCGATGGCCAGCAGCCCGGCGAGGTGCTCGCGCGCTTCCAGCCCGTCGCCGAACTGGAGAAGGCCCTCGCCGGAGCCGACTATGTGCAGGAGAGCACGCCGGAGATCGTCGAGGGCAAGCGTGCCGTCTTCGCCGAACTCGATCAGCTGACGCCGGCGGAGGCCGTGATCGCGAGCTCGACTTCGGCCATCCTGCCCTCGCGTTTCATGGAGCATGTCGCGGGCCGCGCGCGCTGCCTCGTCTGCCACCCGATCAATCCGCCCTACCTCGTGCCGGCCGTCGAGGTCTGCCCCTCGCCCTGGACGTCTCCCGAAACCGTGGAAAAAGCGGCGGCCTTCATGCGCGGCTGCGGCCAGCAGCCTCTGGTGATGAAGCGCGAGATCGACGGCTTCATCATGAATCGTATGCAGGGCGCGCTGCTCGACGAAGCGTTCCGGCTCGTCGCGGACGGCATCGCCGATGTCCCGGATGTCGATATCGGCATCCGGGAGGGCCTCGCGCTGCGCTGGTCGTTCATCGGCCCCTTCGAGACGATCGACCTCAATGCGCCCGGCGGCGTGCGCGACTACGCGCAGCGCTACCAGCATATCTATAGCGGCATCGCCACCGAACTCGCCGGCCGCCGCGCCGACTGGAACGGTCCGCTCATGGACGAGGTCGAGGGCCAGCGCGCCGCTCGCCTCTCCCGCGATGACATCGCCCAGCGCCAGATCTGGCGGGATCGGCGTCTGATGGCGCTAGCCGCCCATAAGCGTGCTGCCGCGCGCGACATCGGAGAATAG
- a CDS encoding sugar ABC transporter ATP-binding protein: protein MLQREISHDQVRVAIAARDIRKVYGATIAVNDVGFDIMAGDTHALLGENGAGKSTLVKLLSGLIRPTTGGFDIFGESADLHSPAAAHRHGIRTAFQELSLVRDLSVLDNMLLPTPPRGPLGLIRKREARRAVEAHLDALGLGMIDPRSEIRDLDLNERQKIEIARALFREPHILLLDEPTSTLSGSDIDWLGAIIAKGKTKGITTVFISHRMREVRAFCDRVTVLRGGKHVATRPLSQVGDEELIGLIAGGSSGHSFPSRPPRSRLSDEAVLAASELSVGSRLDRLSFGLRRGEILGVAGLQGMGQLELFAALFGTAESRGEIRIDGRRVSLTSPRDALDARIGIGLVPEDRKTEALFLKLDGRRNVSLPVIERYSRFGLVDRKREEAAVARVMARLNVQMRALWTPVKAFSGGNQQKIAVAKWLFAESRILLLFDPTRGIDVGTKNEIYALMREFAAAGGSILFHSTETAELEHLCDRVIVLYRGRPAARLEGEAITEDAILRAMLGGDAAEPAEAQASTRESVS from the coding sequence GTGCTTCAGCGCGAGATTTCCCATGACCAGGTGCGGGTGGCCATCGCTGCCCGCGACATTCGCAAGGTCTATGGCGCGACCATCGCCGTCAACGATGTCGGCTTTGACATCATGGCCGGCGACACGCATGCGCTGCTCGGCGAGAACGGGGCCGGCAAGTCGACGCTGGTCAAGCTGCTCTCCGGCCTGATCCGGCCGACGACGGGCGGCTTCGACATCTTCGGCGAAAGCGCCGATCTGCATTCGCCCGCAGCGGCGCACCGTCACGGAATCCGCACCGCCTTCCAGGAACTCAGCCTCGTCCGGGACCTCAGCGTCCTCGACAACATGCTGCTGCCGACCCCGCCGCGCGGCCCGCTCGGCCTGATACGGAAGCGGGAAGCCCGCCGGGCGGTCGAGGCGCATCTCGACGCTCTGGGTCTGGGCATGATCGACCCACGCTCTGAAATCCGCGACCTCGATCTGAACGAGCGCCAAAAGATCGAGATCGCCCGGGCGCTGTTCCGCGAACCCCACATCCTGCTGCTCGACGAGCCGACCTCGACGCTGTCGGGCAGCGACATCGACTGGCTCGGCGCCATCATCGCCAAGGGCAAGACCAAAGGCATCACCACCGTCTTTATCTCCCATCGCATGCGCGAGGTCCGCGCCTTCTGCGACCGGGTAACCGTCCTGCGCGGCGGCAAGCATGTCGCGACGCGACCGCTCTCGCAGGTCGGGGACGAGGAGCTCATCGGTCTGATCGCCGGCGGCAGCAGTGGCCATTCCTTCCCGTCCCGCCCGCCGCGCAGCCGCCTCTCCGATGAGGCCGTACTGGCCGCGAGCGAGCTTTCCGTCGGCAGCCGGCTCGATCGGCTTTCGTTCGGACTGCGCCGCGGCGAGATCCTCGGCGTCGCGGGCCTCCAGGGCATGGGCCAGCTCGAATTGTTCGCGGCGCTTTTCGGCACGGCCGAGAGCCGCGGCGAAATCCGCATCGACGGCCGGCGGGTCAGCTTGACCTCGCCGCGCGACGCGCTCGACGCCCGGATCGGCATCGGCCTCGTGCCGGAGGACCGCAAGACGGAGGCACTGTTCCTCAAGCTCGACGGGCGCCGCAACGTCTCGCTGCCGGTGATCGAGCGCTACAGCCGCTTCGGCCTCGTCGATCGCAAGCGCGAGGAGGCGGCGGTCGCCCGCGTCATGGCGCGGCTCAATGTGCAGATGCGGGCGCTGTGGACGCCGGTGAAGGCTTTCTCGGGCGGCAACCAGCAGAAGATCGCCGTGGCGAAGTGGCTCTTCGCCGAAAGCCGCATCCTGTTGCTGTTCGACCCGACGCGCGGCATCGATGTCGGCACCAAGAACGAGATCTACGCGCTGATGCGGGAATTCGCGGCCGCAGGCGGCTCGATCCTGTTCCATTCGACCGAGACCGCTGAGCTCGAGCATCTCTGCGACCGTGTGATCGTGCTCTATCGCGGGCGGCCAGCCGCCCGCCTCGAAGGCGAGGCGATCACGGAAGACGCGATCCTGCGCGCGATGCTGGGCGGAGACGCAGCCGAGCCTGCCGAGGCGCAGGCTTCTACGCGGGAGAGCGTCTCGTGA
- a CDS encoding 3-keto-5-aminohexanoate cleavage protein yields MAKPRKVIISCAVTGAIHTPSMSPYLPVTPEEIADAAIGAAEAGAAIVHLHARDPQTGAPDQTPEAFARFLPIIRQRSDCVVNITTGGAPTMTIEERVKPAATFKPELASLNLGSMNFGLFGMLDRFKDLKHDWERTYLANKEIIFRNTFGQIEHILTTCAGSGTRFEFECYDTAHLYNLKYFLDRGLVQAPLFIQTVFGLQGGIGNHPDDIAHMKRTADRLFGDQYRWSVLGAGRNQMNVAAIAAAQGGHVRVGLEDSLWLGPGRLAETNADQVRRVRLILEGLGLEIATPDEAREMLDLKGGDKVAF; encoded by the coding sequence ATGGCGAAGCCCCGCAAGGTCATCATTTCCTGCGCCGTCACCGGCGCGATCCACACGCCCTCGATGTCGCCCTATCTGCCGGTGACGCCGGAGGAGATCGCGGACGCGGCGATCGGCGCGGCCGAGGCCGGCGCAGCGATCGTCCATCTCCATGCCCGCGATCCGCAGACTGGCGCGCCGGATCAGACGCCCGAAGCCTTCGCCCGCTTCTTGCCGATCATCCGCCAGCGCAGCGATTGCGTCGTCAACATCACCACCGGCGGCGCCCCGACCATGACGATCGAGGAGCGTGTCAAACCGGCCGCGACCTTCAAGCCAGAGCTGGCCTCGCTCAATCTCGGCTCGATGAATTTCGGGCTGTTTGGCATGCTCGACCGCTTCAAGGACCTGAAGCATGACTGGGAGCGGACCTATCTCGCCAACAAGGAAATCATCTTCCGCAACACCTTCGGCCAGATCGAGCACATCCTGACCACCTGCGCCGGCAGCGGCACGCGCTTCGAATTCGAGTGCTACGACACCGCCCATCTCTACAATCTCAAATACTTCCTCGATCGTGGGCTGGTGCAGGCACCGCTCTTCATTCAGACGGTGTTCGGCCTGCAGGGCGGCATCGGCAACCACCCCGACGACATCGCCCATATGAAGCGCACGGCCGACCGGCTGTTTGGCGACCAGTACCGCTGGTCGGTGCTCGGCGCTGGCCGCAATCAGATGAATGTCGCCGCGATCGCAGCTGCCCAGGGCGGGCATGTCCGCGTCGGGCTGGAGGACAGCCTCTGGCTCGGGCCGGGGCGCCTCGCCGAGACGAATGCAGACCAGGTGCGCCGCGTCCGGCTGATCCTGGAAGGACTGGGGCTGGAGATCGCGACGCCGGACGAAGCGCGCGAGATGCTGGACCTCAAGGGCGGCGACAAGGTCGCGTTCTGA
- a CDS encoding SMP-30/gluconolactonase/LRE family protein: MRIEVLVDVKTTLGEGPLWDAEQERLYWIDSFDGRVFRSTVDGREVRAWDVPQKIGSMALRKDGHGAIVSLQRGFHALDFKSGEVTLIHDPEPDQSANRLNDGKVDKRGRFVAGSMDTQEEGANGALYSLSTDFKVTKLDTGIVCSNGPCWSPDGKTFYFQDTWSGEIWAYDYDLDTGAATNRRVFAKVDTSKGGAADGSTVDAEGFLWNALVYDGRLVRYAPDGSVDRIIDMPVKKVTSVMFGGPNLDILFVTSMAKPPLPRFPGDGVLRGSLFAIYDLGIRGLPEMRFGA; this comes from the coding sequence ATGCGCATCGAAGTGCTGGTCGACGTCAAGACGACGCTCGGCGAAGGCCCGCTCTGGGACGCCGAGCAGGAGCGACTTTACTGGATCGATTCCTTCGACGGCCGGGTTTTTCGCTCGACCGTCGACGGGCGCGAGGTCCGCGCCTGGGACGTGCCGCAGAAGATTGGCTCGATGGCGCTGCGCAAGGACGGGCACGGCGCCATCGTCTCGCTGCAGCGCGGCTTCCATGCGCTGGACTTCAAATCAGGCGAAGTCACGCTGATCCATGATCCCGAGCCCGACCAATCCGCCAACCGCCTGAACGATGGCAAGGTCGACAAACGCGGGCGCTTCGTCGCCGGCTCGATGGACACGCAAGAGGAGGGCGCCAATGGCGCGCTCTACAGCCTCTCGACCGATTTCAAGGTGACGAAGCTCGACACGGGCATCGTCTGCTCGAACGGCCCCTGCTGGAGCCCGGACGGCAAGACCTTCTATTTCCAAGACACATGGTCGGGCGAGATCTGGGCCTATGACTACGATCTCGACACGGGCGCGGCGACCAACCGGCGGGTCTTCGCCAAGGTCGACACCTCGAAGGGCGGCGCCGCCGACGGCTCGACGGTGGATGCCGAAGGCTTCCTCTGGAACGCGCTGGTCTATGACGGGCGGCTGGTGCGCTATGCACCGGACGGCAGCGTCGACCGCATCATCGACATGCCGGTGAAGAAGGTGACGAGCGTGATGTTCGGCGGCCCGAACCTCGACATCCTGTTCGTGACCTCGATGGCCAAGCCGCCGCTGCCGCGCTTCCCCGGCGACGGCGTGCTGCGTGGCAGCCTGTTCGCAATCTACGATCTCGGCATTCGAGGCCTGCCGGAGATGCGGTTCGGGGCATGA